The proteins below are encoded in one region of Ferroplasma acidiphilum:
- a CDS encoding Cdc6/Cdc18 family protein, protein MIVANPAPLDTSYVPEKLFFRDDKIAAIRSAVLAPAGNGISNNIIIHGDSGTGKTSTVKFLMRENKSIIYENALSFRNVKNLLEHVISRLGKPVSYHGLSYSEIFSMLNSIISFRGDIVLVIDEATGFLKGDTAGLYNLFRASEIYGAGLSTILISIESPFMYMERKYGTIVELKFNKYSSDEIQRIITDRASMALEPGTCTDSILGYISEISGKFGSARFAIELLQKAAYMAEYRLSKTIENDDVRSAVSLINPYITESKLSLLDRRELVILLAICILLPDTLYVDVPSIEKEVQLQGEEYGIQYKKTEIYRVIRKLESLDIISSSLKSSGNRSSVSKLVSINDVPVSILSIKIRDLISRL, encoded by the coding sequence ATGATAGTCGCAAATCCAGCACCGCTTGACACTTCTTATGTTCCGGAAAAATTATTTTTTAGAGATGATAAGATAGCAGCTATCAGATCTGCAGTCCTGGCGCCAGCAGGAAATGGCATATCAAATAATATAATAATTCACGGGGACTCAGGCACAGGCAAAACTTCAACAGTAAAATTCCTTATGAGGGAGAATAAATCTATAATTTATGAAAATGCATTATCATTCAGGAATGTAAAAAATCTGCTTGAACATGTTATTTCGAGGCTTGGAAAGCCAGTCTCCTATCACGGTCTTTCATATTCTGAAATCTTTTCTATGCTCAATTCTATAATATCATTCCGTGGCGACATAGTTCTTGTAATAGATGAAGCTACCGGCTTTTTAAAGGGCGATACCGCAGGATTGTACAATCTGTTCAGGGCATCTGAAATCTACGGGGCCGGATTAAGTACTATACTTATTTCCATAGAAAGCCCATTCATGTATATGGAAAGAAAATACGGGACAATTGTGGAACTCAAATTCAATAAATATAGCAGCGATGAGATCCAACGGATTATAACAGATCGGGCATCTATGGCACTGGAGCCCGGAACATGCACAGATTCTATACTTGGATACATATCAGAAATTTCAGGGAAGTTCGGGAGTGCACGGTTTGCCATAGAACTCCTGCAAAAAGCTGCATATATGGCAGAATACCGCCTTTCAAAAACAATTGAGAACGATGATGTCCGGTCAGCTGTTTCACTCATAAATCCATATATAACGGAAAGCAAACTTTCACTGCTAGATAGAAGGGAACTTGTAATACTCCTTGCAATATGCATTCTGCTTCCCGATACACTTTATGTGGACGTACCATCAATAGAAAAAGAGGTTCAATTGCAGGGAGAAGAATATGGCATTCAATACAAAAAAACCGAAATATACCGGGTAATACGCAAACTTGAAAGCCTTGACATTATTTCATCATCCCTGAAGAGCAGCGGAAACCGGTCAAGTGTATCAAAGCTGGTATCTATAAACGATGTACCTGTTTCTATACTTTCAATAAAGATCAGGGATCTTATTAGCAGACTCTGA